AGAAGGTTATATAAAGTTGAAAGAGGAGTTGAGAAGATTAAAGACAATTGAGAGAAGATCTGTTATAGAGGATATTAAAGAAGCAAGATCTTTCGGGGATTTAAGTGAAAATGCTGAGTATGATGCAGCAAAAGAAAAACAAGGTTTTATTGAGGCACGTATTTCAGAATTAGAAAGCAAAATGACAAGATTGGAAGTAATTGATGTCTTAAACCATGCCTCAGATAAGGTAACCTTTGGAGCAACTGTGGAGATAGAGAATATGGATACTGGGGAGATTAAAAGATATAAGCTTGTTGGGCCTGATGAATCAGATATCAAGAAAAATCGAATTTCCATCTTATCACCAATTGCACGGGCTCTAATCGGCAAAAAAACTGGGGATGAAGCTATTGTAAACTCACCTGCAGGTGAAGTTGAATATGAAATTAAAAGTATTAAATATGAATAAAGATATAGTAAATTTACCCAATAGCATTACTTTAATAAGGTTAATATTA
This DNA window, taken from Deferribacterota bacterium, encodes the following:
- the greA gene encoding transcription elongation factor GreA, whose translation is MERIPITKEGYIKLKEELRRLKTIERRSVIEDIKEARSFGDLSENAEYDAAKEKQGFIEARISELESKMTRLEVIDVLNHASDKVTFGATVEIENMDTGEIKRYKLVGPDESDIKKNRISILSPIARALIGKKTGDEAIVNSPAGEVEYEIKSIKYE